The Candidatus Zymogenaceae bacterium DNA segment CGGGTGTACCCATGTCTATAGAACACCGCTTCCTCTTCTTTCCCGAATCCCACATATACTACACCCCGGACCAATTCGGCCTCGCGTATGAGGATATCACCTACTCGACCGATGACAATGAAGCCATCAATGCGTGGTATGTCCCGGCGTCACAGGACGCGCCCGTATTGATCTTTTGTCACGGAAACGCGGGCAATATCTCCCATCGTCTCCCCAACATCCGACTTTTGGCCTCCTGGGGGATTTCCTCTTTCATATTCGATTATCGGGGATTCGGCAGAAGCACAGGCGACATCACCGAGGAGGGGATGTACCTGGACGCCCTGGGGGCGTATCGTTATCTGACGGAAGATCGGGGAGTTGATCCCGCACGCCTCGTTCCCTTCGGCCGGTCGATGGGTGGTCCCGTGGCCGTGGACCTGGCAACGAGGGTGAATGTCCCGTGCCTGGTGGTGGAATCCACCTTCACGCAGCTTTCCGACCTGGTTGAAAGCGTGTACCCGAACATGGGACTGGAATCACACCTGACGATGGTTTTCGACGCACAAAATAAGATAGGAGAGGTCGGGTGCCCGACGCTCTTCATCCATGGAGATTCGGACGACATCGTGGACTACCGATTGGGCCGTGCCCTCTTCGAGAAAGCGAAGGAACCCAAGCGGTTCTACACCATCCCGGGGGCACTTCACAACGATACGTTCGATGTGGGCGGTGAGGAGTATTTCAGGATCCTCACCGATTTTATCACACAACACGCATCATGAATGCACGAGCGGGCCCGAGCAGAGCGCTTGGGCCCGCCCACATCTCAGTCTCAGTCCCTGAACGCCCGCTTCATCTGGCTGATGGCAATCACAAAGAGCAGGCTGACCAGCGAAAGGGCGAAGAAGGAATACGGTCCGAAGCTTACAATGCCGGTCGGGATGAAAAGCCGGACCACGAATGCCAGCACAAGACTGACAATCGCCGCCAGCAAAAACAGGTTGGCTAATAACTTCATACCATCCTCCCATTCGGGCTTGGGTATCGACCGATACCCTCCCCCTTATCGTGTACCGCGCCTATTTTTTATTCGACCAGTGCATGAGCGTCAGGGAGATGGCGAACAGGAGGCAAACGGTTGCAAAGCTCATAAAAGATCGGGGATATAGATCGAATGCAAGAGGCCACATATTTAACACCTTGACCACAACGCCCATCACCAGCGACGCAAACGCCGCCACAATAAAAGCCCAGGAAAAAAATCTCATGTCATCCTCCTTCATACCGGTATGGTAGATTAAATTATATATCGGGTTATACCCATTTGACCACTTCCTTTACGGTGCACCCCAGTTTTTCCAGGGCGCCCATCACCTCGCGGCGCTTGGCGTGATCCGAAATGGTGTAATCGAATCCCATCCTGAGGCGATGCTTCAGCTCGTGAAAGTCCATCTTGA contains these protein-coding regions:
- a CDS encoding alpha/beta hydrolase translates to MSIEHRFLFFPESHIYYTPDQFGLAYEDITYSTDDNEAINAWYVPASQDAPVLIFCHGNAGNISHRLPNIRLLASWGISSFIFDYRGFGRSTGDITEEGMYLDALGAYRYLTEDRGVDPARLVPFGRSMGGPVAVDLATRVNVPCLVVESTFTQLSDLVESVYPNMGLESHLTMVFDAQNKIGEVGCPTLFIHGDSDDIVDYRLGRALFEKAKEPKRFYTIPGALHNDTFDVGGEEYFRILTDFITQHAS